GCGCGTCGCGGCGTTCGAGCGTGACGCAGACGCCGACGGCGGGGCGGCCCAGGCGGGTATCCAGAACGTGGGAAGTGATCGGCGACATCCTACCGTCGATCCTAGGACTGGTTTTATCCATTCGCAAGCTTTTCGATTCTTGGGCTGAGTTTGTGGCGGCGTTTTTTAAGTTTAACCGCCAAGGACGCCAAGGACGCCAAGGGGAAGACTGAATTTAGAAGGAACCACGACGGCACGACGGACACAACGATAGAAGCGTTAGTCGTTCGGCATTTCGTCGTGCTCGTTGTGTCGTTGTGGTTTAATGCTTCGGATCCGCGAGCTTAGTTAGTCGCAGGCGGGTGATTTTGAGTTGTTCGGCGGCGGCGTTGGCCACTTCTTGATCGCGGCTGTTGTGGATGCGGGACTTAAGGATGGCGAGCATCTCGTCGGCCGTTTTGCCGGTGGCGAAGACGATGAAGATGAAGCCGAATCGTTCGGCGTAATCCCGGTTGAGTTCCGCTAGTTCGCGGAGCGTCGTTTCGCTCGCGGCGTCGACGCCCGATTGCTCGCCGGCGGCGAGCTGTTTGGTGGACGCGTACTTCTTGCGGAGGCTGTCGACGTCGCCGATGAGGGGGT
This sequence is a window from Lacipirellula parvula. Protein-coding genes within it:
- the uraD gene encoding 2-oxo-4-hydroxy-4-carboxy-5-ureidoimidazoline decarboxylase; the protein is MSIAAKLKDLPDEDARAALANCCAAVNWVSGMLAARPFTSDDALFAACDAVAATLTEPDWLEAFAAHPLIGDVDSLRKKYASTKQLAAGEQSGVDAASETTLRELAELNRDYAERFGFIFIVFATGKTADEMLAILKSRIHNSRDQEVANAAAEQLKITRLRLTKLADPKH